One Immundisolibacter sp. DNA segment encodes these proteins:
- the rpsG gene encoding 30S ribosomal protein S7, producing MSRRRVAAKRDILPDPKFGDKVLAKLINVIMHDGKKSVAESIVYGALERLGDKAGGDPVGKMRQALVNIGPLVEVKSRRVGGANYQVPTEVRPARQQALAMRWLMDAARKRGEKSMALRLAGEIGDAAENRGAAVKKREDTHRMAEANKAFSHYRW from the coding sequence ATGTCGAGAAGAAGAGTTGCAGCCAAGCGCGACATCCTTCCGGACCCCAAGTTCGGTGACAAGGTGCTGGCCAAGTTGATCAACGTGATCATGCATGACGGCAAAAAGTCGGTGGCTGAGTCTATCGTCTACGGTGCCCTTGAGCGGCTGGGCGACAAGGCCGGTGGCGATCCGGTGGGCAAGATGCGTCAGGCACTGGTCAATATCGGCCCCTTGGTGGAAGTGAAGTCCCGTCGCGTCGGTGGCGCCAATTACCAGGTGCCAACTGAAGTGCGTCCGGCGCGTCAGCAGGCCCTGGCCATGCGTTGGCTGATGGACGCGGCCCGCAAGCGCGGTGAAAAATCGATGGCCCTGCGTCTGGCAGGCGAGATCGGCGATGCCGCCGAGAACCGTGGCGCCGCAGTCAAGAAGCGTGAAGATACCCACCGTATGGCGGAAGCCAACAAGGCCTTTTCCCACTATCGCTGGTGA